A region of Streptomyces sp. NBC_01788 DNA encodes the following proteins:
- a CDS encoding anti-sigma factor family protein, which yields MSGSRPDPAGRLAEQHLGDRLAALVDGELGHDMRDRALAHVATCPKCKAEVDAQRRLKNVFAQAAPPPPSESFLARLQGLPGGGTDVGGGSPLGGGGLPGGLSSRSGVFGVNRGEQFEFGYVPARPHPTDPAEDHGFRIHPVGRADSERSASRGLRFAFVAAGAVSLAALALGGMTTGSAGDAVEARGGSGNGSNVTPARTAGTGAASGSDTARRRQSATPQSAQGQRSSGSAQAASTPLAAPLLPGAVPPGGQAQDVMHPLTTPVVAGAAVMSPLIRPLTTNPPISLTSWSADPDYMAPSLLRAPSPSVSSRTTH from the coding sequence GTGAGTGGATCACGACCTGACCCCGCGGGGCGTCTCGCGGAACAGCACCTGGGAGACCGGCTCGCCGCCCTCGTGGACGGCGAGCTCGGTCACGACATGCGCGACCGTGCCCTGGCGCACGTGGCCACCTGCCCGAAGTGCAAGGCGGAGGTCGACGCGCAGCGCCGTCTGAAGAACGTCTTCGCCCAGGCGGCCCCGCCGCCTCCCTCCGAGAGCTTCCTGGCACGCCTCCAGGGCCTCCCGGGGGGTGGTACCGACGTTGGTGGCGGTTCACCGCTGGGCGGGGGAGGGCTGCCCGGAGGGTTGTCCTCCCGCTCCGGAGTGTTCGGGGTGAACCGCGGCGAGCAGTTCGAGTTCGGCTATGTGCCGGCCCGCCCGCATCCCACCGACCCCGCGGAGGACCACGGCTTCCGGATCCACCCCGTGGGCCGTGCCGACAGCGAGCGGTCCGCCTCGCGGGGGCTGCGGTTCGCGTTCGTCGCCGCCGGGGCGGTGTCGCTGGCCGCCCTCGCCCTGGGCGGGATGACCACCGGTTCGGCGGGTGACGCCGTGGAGGCGCGCGGAGGCTCCGGGAACGGCAGCAATGTGACTCCGGCGCGCACGGCGGGCACGGGCGCCGCATCGGGCTCCGACACCGCGCGGCGCCGCCAGTCGGCCACGCCGCAGTCGGCACAGGGGCAGCGGTCGTCGGGCTCGGCGCAGGCGGCCTCGACGCCGCTGGCCGCACCGCTGCTGCCGGGGGCCGTGCCTCCCGGCGGGCAGGCGCAGGACGTGATGCATCCGCTGACCACCCCGGTGGTCGCCGGAGCGGCCGTGATGTCCCCGCTGATACGTCCGCTCACCACGAACCCGCCCATCTCCCTGACCTCGTGGTCCGCCGACCCGGACTACATGGCCCCGAGCCTGCTCAGGGCGCCCTCTCCCTCCGTCTCCTCCCGTACCACGCACTGA
- the sigE gene encoding RNA polymerase sigma factor SigE, which translates to MVGAPLDTTRADRGGAAAPVDRRGVLRRFLGSAGRPKSVTNTAADVTHATESAQTATFSTDADGQAWTPPTWEEIVSTHSGRVYRLAYRLTGNQHDAEDLTQEVFVRVFRSLSTYTPGTFEGWLHRITTNLFLDMVRRKQRIRFDALGDDAAERLASKEPTPQQLFNDAHFDADVQQALDTLAPEFRAAVVLCDIEGLSYEEIAATLGVKLGTVRSRIHRGRSQLRKALAHRSPQARAGRRGFVATVPALGGGGAPA; encoded by the coding sequence ATGGTAGGGGCTCCACTGGACACCACCAGAGCCGACAGGGGAGGTGCGGCTGCACCTGTGGATCGGAGAGGAGTGCTACGGCGCTTTCTCGGATCGGCAGGCAGGCCGAAATCCGTGACCAACACCGCTGCCGACGTGACCCACGCCACCGAATCCGCCCAGACCGCGACCTTCTCGACCGACGCGGACGGGCAGGCGTGGACTCCGCCCACCTGGGAGGAGATCGTCAGCACGCACAGTGGCCGCGTCTACCGCCTGGCCTACCGCCTCACCGGCAACCAGCACGACGCCGAGGACCTCACCCAGGAGGTCTTCGTCCGCGTCTTCCGCTCGCTGTCGACCTACACGCCGGGCACCTTCGAGGGCTGGCTGCACCGCATCACCACGAACCTCTTCCTGGACATGGTCCGCCGCAAGCAGCGCATCCGCTTCGACGCGCTGGGCGACGACGCGGCCGAGCGGCTGGCCAGCAAGGAGCCCACCCCGCAGCAGCTCTTCAACGACGCGCACTTCGACGCGGACGTCCAGCAGGCCCTGGACACCCTCGCGCCCGAGTTCCGTGCCGCGGTCGTCCTGTGCGACATCGAAGGACTGTCGTACGAGGAGATCGCCGCGACCCTGGGCGTCAAGCTCGGCACGGTGCGCTCCCGCATCCACCGCGGCCGTTCGCAGCTGCGCAAGGCCCTCGCGCACCGCTCGCCGCAGGCCCGGGCGGGACGCCGCGGCTTCGTGGCCACGGTCCCCGCGCTGGGGGGAGGGGGCGCGCCCGCGTGA
- a CDS encoding O-methyltransferase, whose protein sequence is MRVPGPSGYSHAQATTGQERVITGNRQTSWAFADAYVAEDDALRWARERARDAGLRSVSPGAGAALRLLAATVDAKAVAEIGTGTGVSGIHLLHGMRPDGVLTTVDPEPEHQQFARQAFRAAGFAGNRARFIPGRALDVLPRLADAGYDLVFCDGDRLEFPEYLAESLRLLRPGGLVAFEGVFAHGRTVDSGPQPTEVVRLRELLRTVRESPDLTPSLLPVGDGLLCAVKR, encoded by the coding sequence CTGCGGGTTCCCGGCCCCAGCGGATACAGTCACGCCCAGGCAACCACGGGACAGGAGAGGGTCATTACCGGCAACCGGCAGACGAGCTGGGCGTTCGCCGACGCCTATGTCGCCGAGGACGACGCGCTGCGCTGGGCCCGTGAGCGGGCCCGTGACGCAGGGCTGCGCTCGGTGTCGCCCGGCGCGGGCGCCGCGCTGCGGTTGCTGGCCGCCACCGTGGACGCGAAGGCGGTCGCGGAGATCGGCACCGGCACCGGGGTCTCCGGGATCCACCTGCTGCACGGCATGCGCCCCGACGGGGTGCTGACCACCGTCGATCCCGAGCCGGAGCACCAGCAGTTCGCCCGCCAGGCCTTCCGCGCCGCCGGCTTCGCGGGCAACCGCGCCCGCTTCATCCCCGGCCGCGCCCTGGACGTGCTGCCCCGCCTCGCGGACGCCGGATACGACCTCGTGTTCTGCGACGGCGACCGGCTGGAGTTCCCCGAGTACCTCGCTGAATCGTTGCGCCTGCTGAGACCGGGAGGCCTCGTCGCCTTCGAGGGTGTCTTCGCGCACGGGCGGACGGTGGACTCGGGACCGCAGCCGACGGAGGTCGTGCGGCTGCGGGAACTGCTGCGCACGGTGCGCGAGAGCCCCGATCTGACGCCGTCACTGCTGCCGGTGGGCGACGGACTGCTGTGTGCCGTCAAGCGCTGA
- a CDS encoding enoyl-CoA hydratase/isomerase family protein, with the protein MADTVLYEVSDGLATITLNRPEAMNALNVDAKVALRDAAREAADDGAVRAVLLTAAGDRAFCVGQDLKEHIGLLAADRETGSGQVMSTVREHYSPIVRALAGARKPVVAAVNGVAAGAGFGFALAADYRIVADTASFNTSFAGVALAGDSGISWTLPRVVGPSRATDLLLFPRRITAQEALDLGIANRVVPAAELRAEAERTARALAEGPTVAYAALKEAVAHGLTHSLEETLLKEEELQTRAGQSEDHAIAVRAFVNKEKPAYLGR; encoded by the coding sequence ATGGCCGACACCGTGCTCTACGAGGTGAGCGACGGACTCGCGACGATCACGCTGAACCGCCCCGAGGCGATGAACGCGCTGAACGTCGATGCCAAGGTCGCCCTCCGGGACGCGGCCCGGGAGGCGGCGGACGACGGCGCCGTGCGGGCGGTGCTGCTGACCGCCGCCGGGGACCGGGCGTTCTGCGTGGGCCAGGACCTCAAGGAGCACATCGGGCTGCTGGCCGCCGACCGGGAGACCGGGTCCGGGCAGGTCATGAGCACCGTGCGGGAGCACTACAGCCCGATCGTGCGGGCGCTGGCGGGGGCACGGAAGCCGGTGGTCGCCGCGGTGAACGGGGTCGCTGCCGGGGCGGGCTTCGGCTTCGCGCTCGCCGCCGACTACCGGATCGTGGCGGACACGGCGTCCTTCAACACCTCGTTCGCGGGCGTCGCGCTCGCCGGGGACTCGGGGATCTCGTGGACGCTGCCGCGGGTGGTGGGACCGTCCCGCGCCACCGACCTGCTGCTCTTCCCGCGTCGTATCACCGCCCAGGAGGCCCTCGACCTGGGCATCGCCAACCGGGTCGTGCCGGCCGCCGAACTGCGGGCCGAGGCGGAGCGGACGGCGCGGGCGCTGGCCGAGGGCCCGACGGTGGCGTACGCGGCGCTGAAGGAGGCGGTGGCCCACGGGCTGACGCACTCCCTGGAGGAGACCCTCCTCAAGGAGGAGGAGCTCCAGACCAGGGCCGGGCAGTCCGAGGACCACGCGATCGCCGTGCGGGCGTTCGTGAACAAGGAGAAGCCGGCGTATCTGGGCCGCTGA
- a CDS encoding DUF3117 domain-containing protein, which translates to MAAMKPRTGDGPLEVTKEGRGIVMRVPLEGGGRLVVELTPDEADALGDALKKVVG; encoded by the coding sequence ATGGCGGCCATGAAGCCGCGGACGGGTGATGGCCCGCTCGAGGTGACCAAGGAGGGGCGGGGCATCGTCATGCGCGTTCCGCTCGAAGGCGGCGGTCGGCTCGTCGTCGAGTTGACCCCTGACGAGGCGGATGCGCTCGGCGACGCCCTCAAGAAGGTCGTCGGCTGA